A region of the Mus caroli chromosome 7, CAROLI_EIJ_v1.1, whole genome shotgun sequence genome:
AAACTAACGCTCCGGAAACacttcaataaaaagaaaaggtcgGCTTGTCCGAGGGCGCAGTCGTTCTGCTGGACTGACGCACCCCGACTATTGCAAGGCATCATACCCACAGTTCTAACCTGATCTCATGCTGATGTTCCCCGCCTCTTCCTGATTTCTCTCTTTACAAGCTTCAAGTACTCCTACCAAGCTGAGTCGTGGCCTTTTTCacgtgccccaccccccacccccaacccccttctgATAGGAGCTCACACTGCTTGAAGTCACATGAACCACTGAGGCACAGCATGCAGGTGACGTGAACATCCAGGTGTGCCCCCACACAGCCCTTCCTGAGGCGTGGAGATAGAGCTGAACCTGAGCTGGGTGAGGCCCACgcttccccatctcctttcagGAATGTCCTAACGTTGGATTCAGAGATGGGATGAGGCTCCCTCCTTGAGATATAAAAGACTGTTCAAGGTTGCTCTTTTTCCTACCTGCCTGTTTCTTATGACTCAGGACAGTTCAACGGTAGGAAAAGCAGCTTCATAAACTAGAAAAGTGATCACGGTGAGACGAGCAGATGGCGGAGTGGTATACAGGAGTGTTTTTAGGGTGGGCTGACAGATGGATGAGCTCTGTATGATGCCAAGTCCTAAGCCAGCCTGAGCTCCTGGAGCCTCGGCCTTAGCAGCCCACCTCTTTTGGCAGTGGCTGTGCCTTGAGGTAAGCAAGCAGTGGTGGCAAGGTCACACTGAGCTCATGTGGGTGAGGAGTCTAGGATGCTTACCCAAGGTCCTCTCTTATCGTCGTTGGGTCCTCTGAGAGTGGCCACAGAGTGCTGAAGGCACACTGGCATCCAGGAGGAGACTGGACCACTCCATCAAAATGCTTTGGCCCATTTTAGCAGTAATGAATTTAcggtttgggatttttttttcctttggttttttgtttttcatgttacTTTTATGTCTGTCTGATGTCTTTTGATTTCCTGGGCTAAGCAGCTGCATTTGGGAGACCTGGACCAGAGAGATCCACCCCTTAAGAACCAGTGATGATGGTCAAACTTTTATCAGTCCGCTTTGAACTAGGTGGTGGTACAAATGAGAACTTCAAGACAGGATGTCTATGTAAAATTGAACCTCTCTTGCCAGAGATGCTGAAGATACAGACCTTGGACAGGCCAGGGGTCTTTGCTTTGGGCTTCCAGCTTGGATGACCAGTTGGTGATTTAGAGAAACGAACATTCCTTGATGGGATGACAGAGTGACGGTGCAGTAGGCAGCCTTGGTAACCGGCATCGTGACATGATGGGAATTGCTGACAGAGGGTTAAAGGGCCTGGAAGAAGCATGGACCATATTTGGACTTGATGGTGTCTGAAGGTGTCAGAGCACGTGGAGGCTGGGGAGTCAACTGTGGGCATTTGGTTTCAGATAAGAAACTTGGCATCCTGCTCTGGAAACTTCTCCTTAGAGCTAAGCCACGTGCTGAAGGACTCAGACTCCATCACACTCATCAGATGAGTTGTCGGTCTGGGGCATGACGTTAGGGATTGATTTGATTTTGGTTTCTGTGAGAACTTCGTAATCACTGATTTTTGTGTCCACGTTTGTGTCTGCATCTTCCCAGTAAACCGTTCTTTAAATTACTCATTATCCTTTCAATAGGGCTTCTCAGTCCATTAGATTACGGGTAGTCGTTGACGAAGCTCTGGTTTACAAGAACTAATTCAATGTTTCATTGCATTTTTGTAAGAACatagaataattttataaaatgtttgtaGTTTATAATTGccgaaaataatttaaaaacacttttttttctctctgtgtgtgcaaaaatatgtgtttgtggtctttccccccccccctttgtttcctttttcttttttgacacttGTTTACTAGCTAGCTTTACAatatgccaaaaataaaaaataaaaacttaaaaaaaattaattaaaaagaaattctccCCAGGACCCAAATTGTGGTTCACCCTCTTTCCCACATGCTTTCTGCTCTagtttgtaaaaaaataaaataaaataaaaaaaaataaaaattaaaaaattaaaaagataaaaataaaaacaaaacaaacaacaacaacaacaaaaacaaaaggaatgccaGTGGTTTAAAAAGTACTTCTGTATTCTTCAGTATCTTGATCTTGGAACCCTTTGCTGGGGAAAGGAATTCTCTGGTACTCACTGTTCCCTGTGGAGTGTAGCAGCCTAAACAGATGGAAAGCACTGCTGGCCATGGGAATAGCAGTGTGTGGCCACCCAGCAAAGAGATGGCACTCCATGGTGACATCTGGCTGATGTGGCTGGTCCTAGCTCTGCAACACTATGGAGATGGGAGGGTTTCAGGACACTGGAATGGCTTCACAGTGATCACATGACTCTGATGTGCAGCCCGTTGGCACATGTGCCTCAGATCCTAAAGAACGCTGTGCCTACCTGTATCTAATGGCGAACGCCGAAGGTCCATTGTTTTCTAATACAGAACAAACTGGTAACAAAAACCACAATGTGTGTCCCCCTCGCCCCCATTTTTCGAATTAAGATCCATGTCCTTTGGCTCCCCATGCATTATCGGCCATGTCTCTCTGGTTCCACAAGATACCGTTGTTGAAAACATATGGAACTTTCTAACACTGCAGGAAAAAGGTCTGGGAACCAtttgtgggtttggtttggtctttcaGTTTCTTGTGGGTGTTGGGCAGTGTGCAGACACATGTACAGGTGGAGTAGGTGCCTGCCTGGTGACAACCCCTGTCTGCTTCCTATGCCAGTGAGGTTGAAGTAAGTTTTGCCAGAGTTCATCTACCTctgggatttaaaaacaaacaaagtcaaaAGGCTCGATGGAGCGGACACATCGCCAATAATGCATTTCTGAGTTTTCTtgttaaattttttcttaaaaaagaaaaaaaaagtctaaaaaagataataatatgGCCAATTTGTTACATAAAATAACTTTCTGTGTATAAAttattcctaaaaaaaaaaaccctctgtttatattataaaagaaaatcagtagatgaaaaaaaattcaatgtttttGTATATTCTGTTGTAAGAATTTATTCCTGTTACTGCGACATACTCGGATTCTTTAcattatgaaaaaaagaaactttgtctATTTTGAATGGCTGAAGCTCAGGCCACTTGAGTCTATTACTCTGCTTTTTTCTAGTAGTAAAAGTACCACACGGATTAagttaaataaaagaattctGTATGCACCTTTGTCTCCCAGTGGGTCTCCTCTCCACTCTGGAGCCATCCCCCACTTCCCCGGGAAGCTgagcctcgtgtgtgtgtgtgtgtgtgtgtgtgtgtgtgtgtgtcactcgGGAATGCACAAGAAAAGCATCACTGCATCCCTGACAGCCGGGTTTCTCCGAATGCAAATTGCTGTTGAGTCTGAAGAAGCTACTGTCTTCCCCACTAACTCAGCTAGAGGAAAATCAGAATGCATGAAGCACAGGTCTCAGCGCTGCTTCACAGGCTTGTCCCCTGGACCTTGAGTTGACAAAAGGACAGGATGGGTTTGGTATATGTgagtctgggggtggggcagggttgCCAGAAACTTGCGTGCGTGCATTTTTGTGTCCTTGGTAATGCTTCACAGTTGGGCTGCCtgagggtgctggagagagagagagagagttcctggCTGCAAGGTGCTGAGTCGTTAGGTTGCCCACAGGTAACTCCGAGATGTTGGCCTCTCCGTCTTTGCCATGGGAAGGTGATGAATGGTTTGGGTTGGAAAATAAACCAAGCCATACATTCTAGACTCCTGGGGGAGTAGGCGGCCGCCTCACTGAACACTGAGAATGGGGGAACTCAGTGACAAAATCAGGACGCTGGGTGAAGAACTGATCGATGAGACATAGGTGGCAGAAGCAAATCAGAGGCAACTCAAGACCCAGTGAGTCTCCCAAGTAGCCAAACCCAATGGGTATTTGGATTTATAATCAAAGAGCACACCTTCCAATCTCGTCCTGTCCTGGGGGTTTTGTTCACCAGATGCCCAGGGAGCTTCACTAGATGACGCTGAAGGTCCTATTTCTGTGCTGTCCTGGATTGGTACTATGCCTCCAGCTTACCAAAAGCCAGCCTGGCCAGAGGCAGCTGCTTCTAAGGATGAAGGTGCtagacccttttttttttttttaagatttatttattatatgtaagtacactgtagctgtcttaggacaccccagaagagggcatcagatctcttacagatggttgtgagctaccatgtggttgctgggatttgaactcggtgAACTCGGAATCTTTGGAAGAATAGTCGgcgctcttaatcactgagccatctcgccagcctggtACTAGACCTTTAAAAGACTATTTAGGaatcgagagatggctcagaggttaagagcactgtgtgctcttccaaaagaccagggttcaattcccagcacctacatggcagcttacaattgtaactccagttccaagggatccagatCTAAGGGTGAGATACCCttacactaatgcacataaaattaagttttgttttgttttgttttgtttttaaagttacgTGCTCTCCTCGGAGTCtgagacacttttttttaatctttctgaaatatcgtttctctgtgtagccccggctgacctggaacttgctctgtagaccaggctgtcctagagcttagagacccacctgccttccTAGGGAGCTTTgtcattaaaggcatgtgctaccccTGCCCAGCTAAGTCACCTATTAAGAGGGTTCTAgaattaatttattattctttttttaacacCTGCTTACTAGCTAGATTTATAATATACTGctgttcacccccccccccaaaaaaaaagcaaaacaaaaaacatattcaAGCCACAAGCTGAGGGCCCCTACtacacctttttctttctttctttcttttctttttttggctagTGTGTTGTTGGTGACACATTCTCAGGGTATTCAGAACCAGGGCTTTTTATTCATCAGGTTTATACATGAACACAGAACCGTGCTTCAGACCTCCCAACCATTACATGACCAGCAAAAAACAGTGTTTTACACTGTGGCTCGCAAGCATACAAACCACTCACTGTCAGCTATGACTGAACAGGATGCGGAGTATTGTCGGGGATGCCAGGCTATTTACAAAAAATACAATGCAAATGGGCACTTAGGCTCTTGAGAAACTAGAGAGGCACAGAGGGGGATGGAAGAGCTTGCTCATGGTGGTTGGGGTCTGGGCCTCTGTTATTtgaaacacagtttctctgtgtagccctggccttgagctcagaaatccacctgcctctgcctcccaagtgctgggtttaaaggcggttttttaaatgtgtctgaCCAGGTGCCAAGTGACCTGAAGTGTCACTGGAGCCCACTCCTGGAACAAAGGGGCCTAAGGTTTGGGGCAGGAGCTCTTTGCTCACAGAGAGGGGTCTCCATGGGACCAGCCAAGCAGCTAGGTTCTGTGCTGGTGGCCTGTGCCATCCCAGTCCACCTTGGGCTTTGATCTGCCTTAGTGTGGCTTGGCCCTGTCATATGTGAAATGTCCCTGGTTTATTTGCAAAGGGAATCTCGTAAAGTCATTTTCTTGCAGAATccggcagatttctgtgagttccaggacagccaggcagggctacacagagaaaccgtgtctcaaaataaaacaaaacaaagcagggaAGATGACTGAGAgcttaagaggtcctgagttcgattcccagcaaccacatggtagtttaTAACCATTTATAATCAGATCTGGTGCCCTGGGCTGGCatccaggcatacatgcagggagaacattgtataataaataaataagtaggggctggagagatggctcagtggttaagagcaccgactgctcttccgaaggtcctgagttcaaatcctagcaacgacatggtggctcacaaacatccataatgagatctgacgccctcttctggtgcatctgaagacagctacagtgtactcacatacaataaataaatctttaaaatatatatacatatatataaataaataaaatctttttaaaagaacacttGAGAGCTATTCAGTTCATTTGGTCTTGACACTAGGTTTTGGTGGCCCTTTGTAGTCACAAAGGTCATAGCTTCCCCTAGTTAATCCCTTATGAAGCATCCGCCTTTGGggattttcttcttgctttagaCACTAAAGTAAGACTGTGATTCTGTGtgtccacacccccacccccacccccagccttgtAACTGTTTCCCTTTTTTAGAGCCTCTCATAGCACAGCTGGCTTCTCCGCCCAAGCCTGAAACACTCCATTTCATCTAAGGAAGGCATCCCCCTGCTGCTTCCCTTAAGCTGCTGTTCTTTGAGTCTGGACTTCCCCGCTTTCTTCCAGCATTTCTTGGATGATGACTCGCAAGGCTTTGCCCAGAAGGCTGGCCGAGAGCCAGGGCGACAGAGGAGGGACATGGATGAGAGCCGCATGCCCAGTCCCAAGGTGCAGAGACAGGTAGTAGGTGTAATCGCAGATGTACCTGCAACCACATGAAACTCCCCATTACTCCCAGATCTTGTCAATGCCAGACGCAGTAAGTACAGGTTTCATGAAGCATGAGTTTATGGATGCCCACATGCCTAGTACCACTTGAGTTTGGCTCTTCTGATAGAGAAAGGACATGGCCTGAGAACACTCCAGACATTGGTTCTTGGGCTCAGAGTCTAATGACCAGCAAGCAGTCAGGACAGGATTGAGCCGGCCTTTCAAACAACTAGTGGTAAAACACCTTCACCACAGTGACTCCCTTATTGCCAACTCCCCTCGGGTATTTCTTTAACcctagaagagagaagaaggtgcttaggggaagggggtgtcagcgtttggagaagAGGTTAAATTAATCTGCAGTGCCTGTGACAAATAGGATGCCTGTGACCAAAGCAGCCACATGGTAGGATAGGCATAGGATAGCCTCTTGAGGAGAAGGGACTCTGAAGGATAATCCCTCTCTCCCACCTGTTTGGTACTTGGCACACAGACTCCTGAAGTACCTGCCCGCATCTCGGGAAAAGGCCACTTCGACATTCTCAACAGCCACACGCCGGCAGACCTCCTTCATGTTGACAACAGACAGCCTCACTTCAGGGCCACCGGGAAGGCACACTCCATCCTCCGGCTGGAAGCCTCTTACGTCTGAATCCCGATAGCCTCGGTTCTTACCACACTGTTCCAGAAAGATGGCCTTGGCAGAAGTGTCCATGCCCACATGCACAGCAAGCTGTAGGGACATACATATCAGAAATCCCAGGACACCAGATCACTGGATGTGAAGAGAGGTCCAGTGATGACAGAGCCCCACTCCCCGATACAAAACAGATCAAGCTCCAAGTCCTCCAGGAGCCCTGCTTAGGCCACTAAGTAATGGTGCTGATACAAAAGGAACACATCTTTGGGTTGAATTAGGCATGCTACATCTGCATTTAAGGACTTTTCCCCATTttttctggatttaaaaaaaaaggacttttCTATTTCAAATGGCTCATCCGAGGTTGTGTGTTCTCTTCCCCCCTGGAGTGGGGGAAAAGCAAATATCTAAGATGATTCTGGGAGATGCTGGCTTTTAACAGAATCATGTATTTAATGAAACTTTCATAAAGGAAGCCAGCAACAATCTAATCGAATCTTATTAGACTTTATTTGTCCTCTTTTGAAAACAGTTGCAGAGGATTTTGTTGCAGTGTTTGGTCAgtgtcctttttttgttttgttttgttttgttttgttttgttttgttttgttttgtttttttgagagagggtttcgctgtgtagccctggctatcctggaactcactctgtagaccaggctggccttaaactcagaaatccacctgcctctgcctcccaaatgctgggattaaaggcgtgcgccaccacacttggcATTGTGCCCCTGTTTACACAGTGCTTATATTCAGTTACTATGTAGGCAGAGGACTTTTGTTCATTTGGAATGGGGCTGTGAACTCATaaactagaccaggctggccttaaactcacaggtgccaggattaaaagtgtgagccatcacaccaggccCCTGGCAGGATGCTTTGAAGGTGGACCAACCCTGGGTGGATCATCATCAGACCTTCCTAGGCCCAAAGTGCTTTACCTTAAATTCCTCAGAACAGCCAGAATTAGCCATACTCAGGGCTTAATCCAGGGCCTCTCTTTTAGGTGTGAGCTATCCTAGAGTCCTAGCTTTAATACCAGATTCCCATTTTGTCCCGCCCACTTGCCCCCAGTCATCTTTTAAGATCTACCTCGTGTTTCAACATAAACTTATACACAGACCCAGAATCTTACGACAGAAGCTTGTAATTCACACTCTTGATGGGGCCCCAGGAAAAGGTGTACTCCAGCCTTCAAATCTAGATCAAGGTCCAGAAAGTTCCTAGGCCCTGGGCCCATCATCAGGTTCCCAGACCCACAGCCTCTCCAGGTATCACTTACTTGTGGTTGAAAATCTTCCCAGATTGTGGTGAGCCTCCGTTTTACCTCCCTGTAATCCACAGGCAGCTGCAGAGTTCGAAGTTCTATGTCAGTGTCCACCCCTAAGCCCAGCTTGGAAAGTTCCTGCAAAATACAgcgcgggggggcgggggggttgcCTCAGTTGCCTGGACACAAAGGCACCCCAGACTGTATGCCCAGGGTCTTCTCTGAGCTCCAACCCATCCCTCCTGGTATGGAGGAACTCAAAAGTGACCAGGAACCAAAGAGCCATGGCTCTCTCAGCCGTACTTCCTGAAACGGGGGCACCCTAGGGAGACATATCTGAAGAAGCCGTGTTTGCAACACTGAGGTCTGTGGACAGATGAAGATGGGCCAGAGCAGGAGGCTGGGAACACACGTGGCAGCAGCCGAGGCTAGCAGCGTAGCAGAAGGAAGCACAAGAACCCGAGGCCCTTCGGAAAATTGGTATGACATGCCGTTCTCCGGCAGCTGACAGGTGTCCTGCATGCCACAAGGCAAATAAGCATCTAGCCTCGCACCCCTGCTGCTAATCCAAACACCAACTGTCCCGGTGTAATCTGATGAGTCCCTAGTCATCTCTACCAAAGGTACAACAGGGACACTCCACCCCAGGAAGGATGGGGATTGAAACTTGAGAAGGCTGCAGACGCTGGGTGGAATGCTTAGTCAGGTGTGGACTTCTCTGGGATAATAGGAAGCCATGGAAGGATTTCGGTCAGGAAACAAAGAGCTTTGAGCAACCTCTTAAACAAATGGAGGAGGTACAAGTGGGGTAGGGCTATCTTGGGGTCAATTTGAAGTGTACAAAGGGAGCTGGTCCATTGGGTCTGTGTGCCTGGAATTGGCAGAGAGGTTGTTGTGCGgatataattttagaaacaaaagccatggatttgttgttgttgctgttggggGGGGGGNggcaagaaaggaagaaggaagggtagaggaaaatgaaagaagggaggaatgagaaagaagaggagggggtgaggggaaaggaaaagcagaaggaagggaagagaggggaggggcaaggaAGTGGCGGAAGGCTAGGTGAGGCAGGGAAGGATGTGGGCATCCTCCTTCCAGGCAGAGTAGCAGATAGGTTGGAAGGAGGAAAACCCGGAGCCTGAGATCTTAGAAGCTTCTGCTCACTCTTGATCCCAGTTCAGCCAGGAATGTGGGGCCCATTTTGTGCCTTCATTTCTGCCTGAGctgttcctgacttcctttcctgGCATTTTCAGGCACCCCATGTCTTCTGGGTTAGATGGCCGCCCACAGATCCCAGGTAAGATCCTTCTCTGGGCTCTGGGGAGGTggcactcagaggcaggtgggtgacctctctctctgtgctgaTCTTCTCGGAGGATGAGGTGCTTCTAGACAAAGGTTGGAACCTCCCAGGCCTCAGCTTCCCCGCTGGTACAATGCAGACCCAAGTGCTCCGCTCAGGGTTGCCGTGAGAGTTGAGCAAGGCCGGGC
Encoded here:
- the Pgpep1l gene encoding pyroglutamyl-peptidase 1-like protein; translated protein: MDSQSRCVVVTGFGPFRQHLVNSSWEALKELSKLGLGVDTDIELRTLQLPVDYREVKRRLTTIWEDFQPQLAVHVGMDTSAKAIFLEQCGKNRGYRDSDVRGFQPEDGVCLPGGPEVRLSVVNMKEVCRRVAVENVEVAFSRDAGRYICDYTYYLSLHLGTGHAALIHVPPLSPWLSASLLGKALRVIIQEMLEESGEVQTQRTAA